A region of Thermococcus barossii DNA encodes the following proteins:
- a CDS encoding radical SAM protein, whose protein sequence is MKKLKIYIPGIKFPSISLTGNYCALNCAHCGRHYLEGMKKPTRRELLDFCVNLERSGGLGCLLSGGMDSRLKVPIDKYLDELREIKKRTNLKLNAHVGFIDESDLEWLRYVDVVSLDFVSDDDVIRRVYRVDRTVRDYLRILDLLTETGVRVAPHITIGLDFGRIGWEYRAIDLLVEYPIDVLVLDVLIPTKGTEMENVPKPSVEESWEVVRYARERFEGELSIGCMRPMGKWRLDFDRGAVLAGVDRLTNPPRKVIEWAKTVREVEIIYECCVM, encoded by the coding sequence ATGAAAAAGCTCAAAATCTACATCCCGGGCATCAAATTCCCCTCTATCTCACTCACGGGCAACTACTGCGCGCTGAACTGCGCCCACTGCGGAAGACACTACCTTGAGGGAATGAAAAAGCCAACCAGGAGGGAACTCCTGGATTTCTGCGTTAACCTGGAGCGCTCGGGTGGACTGGGATGTCTCCTCAGCGGAGGGATGGACTCCAGGCTCAAGGTTCCCATTGATAAGTACCTCGACGAACTGAGGGAGATAAAGAAACGGACGAACCTAAAGCTCAACGCCCACGTCGGCTTCATAGACGAGAGCGATTTAGAGTGGCTGAGATACGTTGACGTTGTTTCCCTCGACTTCGTGAGTGATGATGATGTGATAAGGCGCGTTTACAGGGTAGACAGAACCGTCAGGGACTACCTCAGAATCCTCGACCTGCTCACAGAAACCGGGGTGAGGGTGGCGCCTCACATAACGATAGGCCTTGACTTCGGCAGAATCGGCTGGGAGTACAGGGCGATAGACCTGCTGGTGGAATACCCAATAGACGTCCTCGTGCTGGATGTACTCATCCCGACGAAGGGAACGGAGATGGAGAACGTCCCGAAGCCTTCAGTCGAGGAGAGCTGGGAGGTTGTCAGGTACGCGAGGGAGCGCTTTGAGGGGGAGCTGAGCATAGGCTGTATGAGGCCCATGGGGAAGTGGAGGCTTGACTTCGACAGGGGGGCAGTTCTGGCAGGTGTTGACAGGCTGACGAACCCTCCAAGAAAGGTTATCGAATGGGCGAAGACGGTGAGGGAAGTCGAGATAATCTACGAGTGCTGCGTGATGTAG